Proteins from a genomic interval of Streptomyces sp. NBC_01445:
- a CDS encoding TIGR03936 family radical SAM-associated protein — MQRIRLRYTKRGRLRFTSHRDFQRAFERALRRAEVPMAYSAGFTPHPKVSYANAAPTGTGSEAEYLEIALTEARDPEKLRELLDESLPTGLDIIEAVESRTSGLADRLTASVWELRLDGVEAAEAKAAADAFVAAEAVEVQRRTKNGMRTFDARAAVVSLEAVEAPQAHEDRADRPTDKACAILRLVVRHVTPAVRPDDVLSGLRAVADLAPPVPAAVTRLAQGLFDEETGTVTDPLAPDREAVEAAPPASGGSAAAAAATAPVPGSA; from the coding sequence GTGCAGCGCATCCGACTGCGCTACACCAAGCGCGGCCGCCTCCGGTTCACCAGCCACCGTGACTTCCAGCGCGCCTTCGAGCGTGCGCTGCGCCGCGCCGAGGTGCCCATGGCGTACTCGGCGGGGTTCACGCCGCACCCGAAGGTGTCGTACGCCAATGCCGCACCCACCGGCACGGGCAGCGAGGCCGAGTATCTGGAGATCGCGCTCACCGAAGCGCGCGATCCGGAAAAGCTGCGCGAGCTTCTCGACGAGTCGCTCCCCACCGGGCTCGACATCATCGAGGCCGTCGAGTCCCGCACCTCGGGCCTTGCCGACCGGCTCACCGCATCCGTCTGGGAGCTGCGGCTCGACGGCGTCGAGGCCGCTGAGGCCAAGGCCGCCGCGGACGCGTTCGTCGCGGCGGAGGCCGTCGAGGTCCAGCGAAGGACCAAGAACGGGATGCGGACGTTCGACGCCCGCGCCGCCGTCGTGAGCCTCGAGGCCGTCGAGGCCCCGCAGGCGCACGAAGACCGGGCTGATAGGCCGACCGACAAGGCCTGTGCGATACTGCGCCTGGTTGTTCGGCACGTGACGCCTGCCGTTCGACCCGACGACGTCCTGTCCGGTCTCCGAGCTGTGGCCGACCTGGCGCCGCCGGTCCCCGCAGCGGTGACCAGGCTGGCGCAGGGGCTTTTCGATGAAGAGACCGGCACGGTGACCGACCCGCTCGCGCCCGACCGCGAGGCAGTCGAGGCCGCACCTCCCGCAAGCGGGGGGAGCGCCGCAGCTGCCGCCGCGACGGCGCCGGTGCCAGGTTCCGCGTAA